A section of the Streptomyces sp. SCL15-4 genome encodes:
- a CDS encoding peptide deformylase: MAPRDDTPLAERVEELLAAGGPLPIVAAGRPVLRRGTEPYDGQLGPALLARFVEALRATMRAAPGVGLAAPQVGIPLRIAVIEDPAPVPPEVAAARGRVPQPFRVLVNPVYEPVGTARAAFFEGCLSVPGWQAVVARHAEVRLRGEDEHGRPLDEVFTGWPARIVQHETDHLDGTLYLDRAEPRSLSTNEAVASLWPHPAPHPAAEALGFELP; the protein is encoded by the coding sequence ATGGCACCCCGTGATGACACACCGCTCGCCGAGCGGGTCGAGGAACTCCTCGCCGCCGGCGGCCCCTTGCCCATCGTCGCGGCCGGCCGGCCGGTGCTGCGGCGCGGCACCGAGCCGTACGACGGTCAGCTGGGCCCCGCGCTGCTGGCCCGGTTCGTCGAGGCCCTGCGCGCCACCATGCGCGCGGCCCCCGGAGTGGGCCTGGCCGCCCCGCAGGTCGGCATCCCGCTCCGGATCGCGGTCATCGAGGACCCGGCGCCGGTGCCGCCGGAGGTGGCGGCGGCCCGGGGTCGGGTCCCGCAGCCGTTCCGGGTGCTGGTCAACCCGGTGTACGAGCCGGTCGGCACCGCCCGGGCCGCCTTCTTCGAGGGCTGCCTCAGCGTGCCGGGCTGGCAGGCGGTGGTGGCCCGGCACGCCGAGGTGCGGCTGCGCGGCGAGGACGAGCACGGCCGCCCGCTGGACGAGGTGTTCACCGGCTGGCCGGCCCGGATCGTCCAGCACGAGACGGACCACCTGGACGGCACCCTGTACCTGGACCGCGCGGAGCCCCGCTCCCTGTCGACCAACGAGGCGGTGGCGTCCCTGTGGCCGCACCCGGCCCCGCACCCGGCGGCCGAGGCCCTGGGCTTCGAACTGCCGTAG
- a CDS encoding NAD(P)/FAD-dependent oxidoreductase yields the protein MTETESNAYDVVVIGAGPVGENIADRTRAAGLTTAVVESELLGGECSYWACMPSKALLRPVIAQADARRLPGLAQAVRGPLDAPAVLARRDEYTSHWQDDGQVSWLAGTGADLYRGHGRLAGPRTVTVTGPDGTRTTLTARHAVAVATGTRAQLPDLPGLAEAGPWTSREATSAKAAPGRLIVVGGGVVAAEMATAWQALGSRVTVLVRGKGLLNRMEPFAGELVAEALTEAGADIRTGTSVESVRRENGTVVAVTSAGDRIEADEILFATGRAPRTDDLGLETVGLEPGSWLDTDDSLRVTGTDWLYAVGDVNHRALLTHQGKYQARIAGAAIAARAAGDPLLEEPWGAHAATADHHAVPQVVFTDPEAAAVGLSLAEAEQAGHRVRAVDVEFSSVAGAGLYGEGYKGRARMVVDLEDEILRGVTFVGPGVGELIHSATVAVTGRVPVGRLWHAVPSYPTLSEVWLRLLEAYRDN from the coding sequence ATGACGGAAACGGAATCCAACGCGTACGACGTCGTGGTGATCGGTGCCGGCCCGGTGGGGGAGAACATCGCCGACCGGACCCGGGCGGCCGGCCTGACCACCGCCGTCGTGGAGAGCGAACTGCTCGGCGGCGAGTGCTCGTACTGGGCCTGCATGCCCAGCAAGGCCCTGCTGAGGCCGGTCATCGCCCAGGCCGACGCGCGCCGCCTGCCCGGCCTCGCCCAGGCCGTGCGCGGCCCCCTCGACGCCCCGGCCGTGCTCGCCCGCCGGGACGAGTACACCTCCCACTGGCAGGACGACGGCCAGGTGTCCTGGCTGGCGGGCACCGGCGCCGACCTGTACCGCGGCCACGGCCGGCTCGCCGGTCCGCGCACGGTCACCGTCACCGGCCCCGACGGCACCCGGACCACGCTCACCGCCCGGCACGCCGTAGCCGTCGCCACCGGGACCCGCGCCCAGCTGCCCGACCTGCCCGGCCTTGCCGAGGCCGGGCCCTGGACCAGCCGCGAGGCCACCAGCGCCAAGGCGGCGCCCGGGCGGCTCATCGTGGTCGGCGGCGGGGTCGTCGCCGCCGAGATGGCCACCGCCTGGCAGGCCCTCGGCTCCCGGGTCACGGTGCTGGTCCGCGGCAAGGGCCTGCTGAACCGGATGGAGCCGTTCGCCGGGGAACTGGTCGCCGAGGCCCTCACCGAGGCGGGCGCCGACATCCGCACCGGCACCTCCGTGGAGTCCGTCCGCCGCGAGAACGGCACCGTCGTGGCGGTCACCTCCGCCGGCGACCGGATCGAGGCCGACGAGATCCTCTTCGCCACCGGACGCGCCCCGCGCACCGACGACCTCGGCCTGGAGACCGTGGGCCTGGAACCCGGCTCCTGGCTGGACACCGACGACAGCCTCCGCGTCACCGGCACCGACTGGCTGTACGCGGTCGGCGACGTCAACCACCGCGCCCTCCTCACCCACCAGGGCAAGTACCAGGCCCGCATCGCCGGCGCCGCGATCGCCGCCCGGGCGGCCGGCGACCCCCTCCTGGAGGAGCCCTGGGGCGCCCACGCCGCCACGGCCGACCACCACGCCGTACCCCAGGTCGTCTTCACCGACCCCGAGGCCGCCGCCGTCGGACTCTCCCTCGCCGAGGCCGAACAGGCCGGCCACCGGGTGCGCGCCGTGGACGTCGAGTTCTCCTCCGTGGCGGGCGCCGGCCTCTACGGCGAGGGCTACAAGGGCCGCGCCCGCATGGTCGTCGACCTGGAGGACGAGATCCTGCGCGGAGTCACCTTCGTCGGCCCCGGCGTCGGCGAACTGATCCACTCGGCCACCGTCGCGGTCACCGGCCGCGTCCCGGTCGGCCGCCTGTGGCACGCCGTCCCGTCCTACCCCACGCTGAGCGAGGTATGGCTGCGCCTGCTGGAGGCGTACCGGGACAACTGA
- the trxA gene encoding thioredoxin has translation MTSTVELTKENFDETVSGNEFVLIDFWASWCGPCRQFAPVYEKAAEENPDLVFGKVDTEAQPELAAAFGISSIPTLMIVRDQVAVYAEPGALPAPALDGLIGQARALDMDEVRKSIAAQQGQAQQ, from the coding sequence ATGACCAGCACCGTGGAACTGACCAAGGAGAACTTCGACGAGACGGTCTCCGGGAACGAGTTCGTTCTGATCGACTTCTGGGCGTCCTGGTGCGGGCCTTGCCGGCAGTTCGCGCCCGTGTACGAGAAGGCGGCCGAGGAGAACCCGGACCTGGTGTTCGGCAAGGTGGACACCGAGGCGCAGCCGGAGCTGGCCGCGGCCTTCGGCATCTCGTCGATCCCGACGCTGATGATCGTCCGAGACCAGGTCGCGGTCTACGCCGAGCCGGGCGCGCTGCCCGCGCCGGCCCTCGACGGCCTCATCGGGCAGGCCCGCGCGCTGGACATGGACGAGGTCCGCAAGAGCATCGCCGCCCAGCAGGGCCAGGCCCAGCAGTAG
- a CDS encoding LacI family DNA-binding transcriptional regulator has product MRSVMVQIPNTPTSADVARLAGVSRATVSYVLNNAGAVRISEETRRRVREAARELGYVPHAAARSLRAGHSRTVLMPAPVIPVGPLYSRFLDELQRALGRLDYTVVQYGSVGLEGDEAALAWAELRPVAVLVPGVGIGPRGVAVLRRAGARAVVTLGPGRVEGAHAILMDHDAIGHCAGAHLYARGRRRIGVVMPEEPGLGTYARPRLAGVRQALRGTDATVTELPLAYTEEAAAELAARWPESGLDAVFAYNDEYAMLLMRALQDDGVRIPEDVAVIGADDLMLGRLLRPRLSTVHIELPSGRTLAALVDRAVRDPGGEPETHTVLGASVVRRESS; this is encoded by the coding sequence ATGCGGTCTGTCATGGTGCAGATACCGAACACGCCCACGAGTGCCGATGTCGCCCGCCTGGCCGGGGTCTCCCGCGCGACGGTCTCCTACGTCCTCAACAACGCCGGCGCCGTGCGCATCAGCGAGGAGACCCGGCGTCGCGTGCGCGAGGCCGCCCGCGAGCTGGGCTACGTGCCGCACGCCGCCGCCCGCAGCCTGCGCGCCGGACACAGCCGTACGGTCCTGATGCCCGCCCCGGTGATCCCGGTGGGCCCCCTCTACAGCAGGTTCCTCGACGAACTCCAGCGGGCGCTGGGCCGGCTCGACTACACCGTCGTCCAGTACGGCAGCGTCGGCCTCGAAGGCGACGAAGCCGCCCTCGCCTGGGCCGAGTTACGTCCCGTCGCCGTCCTCGTGCCCGGAGTCGGGATCGGCCCGCGGGGCGTCGCCGTCCTCAGACGGGCCGGTGCCCGGGCCGTGGTCACGCTCGGCCCCGGCCGCGTCGAGGGAGCGCACGCCATCCTCATGGACCACGACGCCATCGGCCACTGCGCCGGCGCCCACCTGTACGCCCGGGGCCGGCGCCGGATCGGCGTCGTCATGCCCGAGGAGCCCGGACTCGGCACCTACGCCCGGCCCCGGCTGGCCGGCGTGCGCCAGGCGCTGCGTGGCACCGACGCCACCGTCACCGAGCTGCCGCTCGCCTACACCGAGGAGGCCGCGGCCGAACTCGCCGCCCGCTGGCCGGAGTCGGGCCTGGACGCGGTCTTCGCCTACAACGACGAGTACGCCATGCTGCTGATGCGCGCCCTCCAGGACGACGGCGTACGCATCCCCGAGGACGTAGCCGTGATCGGCGCCGACGACCTGATGCTCGGCCGGCTGCTGCGGCCCCGGCTCAGCACCGTGCACATCGAACTGCCCTCCGGGCGCACCCTCGCCGCGCTGGTCGACCGCGCCGTGCGCGACCCCGGCGGTGAACCCGAGACGCACACCGTGCTCGGGGCCTCGGTGGTGCGGCGCGAATCCAGCTGA
- a CDS encoding TetR/AcrR family transcriptional regulator encodes MTAAPRSRRERPAKPALTREGIVAAAVAILRAEGLRKVTMRRLAQELDTGPASLYVYVRNTDELHAAVLDELLGTVGPAPAGGSWRERLEQVLTRYTAMLLEHPSLARSALTARPSGPHYLRLIETLLGLLREGGVPGAQAAWGVDLLLQHATATAAEHAGEESPAAWEAVARALREAPAATHPHIAADAGALLSGTPEARLSWAFQTLITGIERTVVPTEGQEAT; translated from the coding sequence ATGACCGCTGCTCCCCGCTCCCGTCGAGAACGCCCCGCCAAGCCCGCCCTGACCCGGGAGGGCATCGTCGCCGCGGCCGTCGCGATCCTGCGCGCCGAAGGGCTGCGCAAGGTGACGATGCGACGGCTCGCGCAGGAACTCGACACCGGCCCCGCCTCGCTGTACGTGTACGTCCGCAACACCGACGAACTGCACGCCGCCGTCCTGGACGAGCTGCTCGGCACGGTCGGCCCGGCGCCGGCCGGGGGCAGTTGGCGGGAGCGGCTGGAGCAGGTGCTCACCCGCTACACCGCGATGCTCCTGGAGCACCCCTCCCTGGCCCGCTCGGCGCTGACCGCGCGGCCGAGCGGCCCGCACTACCTGCGCCTGATCGAGACCCTGCTCGGTCTGCTGCGGGAGGGCGGGGTGCCGGGCGCGCAGGCCGCCTGGGGCGTGGACCTGCTGCTCCAGCACGCCACCGCGACCGCCGCCGAGCACGCCGGCGAGGAGTCCCCGGCCGCCTGGGAGGCGGTGGCCCGGGCCCTGCGCGAGGCACCCGCCGCCACCCATCCGCACATCGCCGCCGACGCCGGGGCGCTGCTGTCCGGCACGCCCGAGGCCCGCTTGTCGTGGGCCTTCCAGACGCTGATCACCGGCATCGAGCGGACCGTCGTACCGACCGAAGGCCAGGAGGCCACATGA
- a CDS encoding NAD(P)/FAD-dependent oxidoreductase, translating into MTTTPLPHHPVAVVGAGLGGLVLARVLHVHGIEAALFDLDPSPDARAQGGMLDIHDDSGQEALRAAGLHERFLRLVHAGGQATRVLGQDGAVRFAAPDDGSGGRPETDRGDLRELLLGSLPAGTIRWGAKVVGARPLDGGRHRVTLADGSGFTTDVLVGADGAWSRVRELVSAARPAYTGVSFVEADLREADLRHPVSAEVVGGGMLFALGPGRGFLGHREPDGSLHVYTAVAAPEDWLDGIDFADTEAAKAAVLKEFDGWDERLRALVRDADGALVPRRIHALPVGHRWDRVPGVTLLGDAAHLMSPFAGEGANLALLDGAELGLALAAHPGDTEAALTAYEARMFPRAEASAAESARAQEMLFAEDAPRGLVEMFTGTGG; encoded by the coding sequence ATGACCACCACGCCCCTCCCCCACCATCCCGTGGCCGTCGTCGGCGCGGGCCTCGGCGGGCTCGTCCTCGCCCGTGTGCTGCACGTGCACGGCATCGAAGCCGCGCTGTTCGACCTGGACCCGTCCCCGGACGCCCGGGCCCAGGGCGGCATGCTCGACATCCACGACGACTCCGGGCAGGAGGCGCTGCGGGCGGCCGGCCTGCACGAGCGGTTCCTGCGCCTCGTCCACGCCGGCGGCCAGGCCACCCGGGTCCTCGGGCAGGACGGCGCCGTCCGGTTCGCGGCGCCCGACGACGGCAGCGGCGGCCGTCCCGAGACGGACCGGGGCGACCTGCGCGAACTGCTGCTCGGCTCCCTGCCCGCGGGCACGATCCGGTGGGGTGCCAAGGTCGTCGGCGCCCGGCCGCTGGACGGCGGCCGGCACCGGGTGACGCTCGCGGACGGCTCCGGGTTCACCACCGATGTGCTGGTCGGCGCGGACGGCGCCTGGTCCCGGGTGCGGGAGCTGGTCTCCGCCGCCCGGCCCGCGTACACGGGCGTGTCGTTCGTGGAGGCGGATCTGCGGGAGGCCGACCTGCGCCATCCGGTGAGCGCGGAGGTGGTCGGCGGCGGCATGCTCTTCGCGCTCGGCCCGGGCCGCGGCTTCCTCGGGCACCGGGAGCCCGACGGCAGCCTGCACGTGTACACCGCCGTGGCTGCGCCGGAGGACTGGCTGGACGGCATCGACTTCGCCGACACCGAGGCGGCGAAGGCGGCCGTGCTGAAGGAGTTCGACGGCTGGGACGAGCGACTGCGGGCGCTGGTCCGCGACGCGGACGGGGCGCTGGTGCCCCGCCGGATCCACGCGCTGCCGGTGGGCCACCGCTGGGACCGGGTGCCCGGGGTGACGCTGCTCGGGGACGCCGCCCATCTGATGTCCCCGTTCGCGGGCGAGGGCGCGAACCTGGCCCTGCTCGACGGCGCCGAACTGGGCCTCGCGCTGGCCGCGCACCCCGGGGACACGGAGGCCGCGCTGACCGCGTACGAGGCGCGGATGTTCCCGCGTGCCGAGGCGTCGGCGGCGGAATCCGCGCGCGCCCAGGAGATGCTGTTCGCCGAGGACGCCCCGCGGGGGCTGGTGGAGATGTTCACCGGAACGGGGGGCTGA
- a CDS encoding helix-turn-helix domain-containing protein codes for MLYAGVMSSALPPFPKPQEPSETPSLLAVGAAPDEPCLRADAARNRARLLEAAARLIAEHGVAGVTMEAVAAAADVGKGTVFRRFGDRSGLLMALLDHSARQLQADFLGGPPPLGPGAPPLDRLRAFGVAVLYRSAEQLDLQLAAQSEPTRRLSHPVSAALRAHITVLLRQIVRDADCDLLAHTLLASLDPALIHHLTRQCGMPMERLEAAWLDLVARVTRTDPPG; via the coding sequence ATGCTTTACGCTGGCGTCATGTCCAGCGCCCTGCCGCCCTTCCCGAAGCCTCAGGAGCCCTCAGAGACCCCCTCGCTGCTGGCGGTCGGCGCGGCTCCCGACGAGCCGTGCCTGCGCGCCGACGCGGCCCGCAACCGGGCCCGGCTGCTGGAGGCCGCCGCGCGGCTGATCGCCGAGCACGGGGTGGCCGGGGTCACCATGGAGGCGGTCGCCGCGGCGGCCGACGTGGGCAAGGGCACCGTCTTCCGCCGGTTCGGCGACCGCAGCGGACTGCTGATGGCCCTCCTCGACCACTCCGCCCGGCAGCTCCAGGCCGACTTCCTGGGCGGGCCCCCGCCGCTGGGCCCCGGCGCACCGCCGCTGGACCGGCTCCGCGCGTTCGGCGTGGCCGTGCTGTACCGCTCGGCCGAGCAGCTGGACCTGCAACTGGCGGCCCAGTCCGAGCCGACCCGCCGCTTGTCCCACCCCGTCTCCGCGGCCCTGCGCGCGCACATCACGGTGCTGCTCCGGCAGATCGTCCGCGACGCCGACTGCGACCTGCTCGCCCACACCCTGCTGGCCTCCCTGGACCCCGCGCTGATCCACCACCTCACCCGGCAGTGCGGGATGCCCATGGAGCGCCTGGAGGCCGCCTGGCTCGACCTGGTCGCCCGGGTGACCCGCACGGACCCGCCCGGCTGA
- a CDS encoding NAD(P)H-dependent oxidoreductase, which yields MSVRILALVGSLRAGSHNRQLAEAAVKLAPEGAEVELFEGLADVPFYNEDIDVEGSVPAAAAKLREAANAADAFLLFSPEYNGTIPAVLKNAIDWLSRPYGAGAFGGKPVAVIGTAFGQYGGVWAQDDTRKAVGIAGGKVIEDIKLSIPGSVTRFAETHPSDDAEVAAQLTEVVARLHGNVGAAA from the coding sequence ATGTCTGTTCGTATCCTCGCGCTGGTCGGCAGCCTCCGTGCCGGTTCGCACAACCGCCAGCTCGCCGAGGCGGCCGTGAAGCTCGCGCCGGAGGGCGCCGAGGTCGAGCTCTTCGAGGGCCTGGCCGACGTCCCGTTCTACAACGAGGACATCGACGTGGAGGGCAGCGTGCCGGCCGCCGCCGCGAAGCTGCGTGAGGCCGCGAACGCCGCCGACGCCTTCCTGCTGTTCTCCCCCGAGTACAACGGCACCATCCCGGCCGTGCTGAAGAACGCCATCGACTGGCTGTCCCGCCCCTACGGCGCCGGCGCCTTCGGCGGCAAGCCCGTCGCCGTGATCGGCACCGCCTTCGGCCAGTACGGCGGCGTGTGGGCCCAGGACGACACCCGCAAGGCCGTGGGCATCGCCGGCGGCAAGGTGATCGAGGACATCAAGCTGTCCATCCCGGGTTCCGTCACCCGCTTCGCCGAGACCCACCCGTCCGACGACGCCGAGGTCGCCGCCCAGCTGACCGAGGTCGTGGCCCGCCTGCACGGCAACGTGGGCGCCGCCGCCTGA
- a CDS encoding TerD family protein codes for MVKGSNATLSALSENVGSVIVSLRWASPSGEGDADVSVLLLGPDGKVRSDADFYFYNNPVASDGSVQLLGKAPAERGDEDRIGFDLTAVPEDVDRMVVAASRYGGARFGELEDLGVTLSDAAGEGILRFAIDDAQSVSAVIFGELYRRDGAWKFRAVGQGYADGLAGLATDFGVDIDDDAAAESGLDEAGAEEDDATPHAGTADPAPGPALPAVPSPRRSGEAVQAPGPAPRPRTAKRKITLPRAAKKSLAENESWREARLFPVSALKSDRDRETRATSVLLSVMAQVPEFGRRLMAGFGAPAGRMETFVEVSLPHGDTPRRPDGVVRVERAGKLWTALVETKTNGNALKSDQVQAYMDIAARRGYEAVITLSNDVALEASPLVDVKVDGRRKHKVALRHLSWAEVAYQAQVLIRHEGVGNAGHAWLLQELLHYLQHENSGCHGFQNMGPAWVPVRNGIDDETLCQGDPRALEVVESWERLIRQVCLGLGGELGRKVLPVQRGKRGGNPRELRQAQADRLCLQGRLQAELRIDGTSGVLSVGADLRTGRLRVSTDVPAPAQGYPLAWAKRLVRRLAEAPADLHIETLVDGETGGPRGTLERLRPEPADLLPKADGARITGFRLSLAKSMGSGRGNAATGFIRSVDDAVQRFYGNVVVPFDRPPARRASVREPVTSA; via the coding sequence ATGGTGAAGGGCTCGAATGCGACGCTTTCGGCCCTGAGCGAGAACGTCGGTTCGGTGATCGTCAGCCTCCGCTGGGCCAGTCCGAGCGGTGAGGGAGACGCTGATGTGTCGGTCCTGCTGCTCGGGCCGGACGGCAAGGTGCGCAGCGATGCCGACTTCTACTTCTACAACAACCCGGTGGCCTCGGACGGCAGCGTGCAGTTGCTCGGCAAGGCCCCGGCGGAGCGGGGGGACGAGGACCGGATCGGGTTCGATCTGACGGCGGTACCGGAGGACGTCGACAGGATGGTCGTCGCCGCGAGCCGGTACGGCGGCGCCCGCTTCGGTGAGCTGGAGGACCTGGGGGTCACGCTGTCCGACGCGGCCGGCGAGGGCATCCTCCGGTTCGCCATCGACGACGCGCAGTCGGTGAGCGCGGTCATCTTCGGCGAGCTGTACCGCAGGGACGGCGCATGGAAGTTCCGTGCCGTGGGGCAGGGGTACGCCGACGGGCTGGCCGGTCTGGCCACGGATTTCGGCGTCGACATCGATGACGACGCGGCGGCGGAGTCCGGGCTGGACGAGGCGGGCGCCGAGGAGGACGACGCGACGCCGCATGCCGGCACGGCCGATCCCGCACCGGGGCCGGCGCTGCCCGCCGTACCCTCCCCCCGCCGGTCCGGTGAAGCGGTTCAGGCGCCCGGCCCGGCACCACGCCCCCGCACGGCCAAGAGGAAAATCACCCTTCCCAGGGCGGCGAAGAAGTCTCTCGCCGAGAACGAATCCTGGAGGGAAGCGAGACTGTTTCCGGTCTCGGCACTCAAGAGCGACCGGGACCGGGAGACCCGCGCGACCTCGGTCCTGCTGTCGGTGATGGCCCAGGTGCCGGAGTTCGGCCGAAGGCTCATGGCCGGTTTCGGAGCGCCCGCGGGCCGCATGGAGACGTTCGTCGAGGTGTCCCTGCCGCACGGCGACACACCGCGACGGCCGGACGGTGTCGTGCGCGTCGAACGGGCGGGCAAGCTGTGGACCGCGCTGGTCGAGACGAAGACCAACGGCAACGCGCTCAAGAGCGATCAGGTGCAGGCGTACATGGATATCGCCGCGCGCCGGGGCTACGAGGCCGTCATCACACTGTCGAACGACGTAGCCCTGGAGGCCAGCCCCTTGGTGGACGTCAAGGTCGACGGCCGGCGCAAGCACAAGGTGGCCCTCCGGCATCTGTCCTGGGCGGAAGTCGCCTACCAGGCCCAGGTGCTGATCCGCCACGAAGGCGTCGGCAACGCGGGACACGCCTGGCTGCTCCAGGAACTGCTGCACTACCTCCAGCACGAGAATTCCGGCTGTCACGGATTCCAGAACATGGGCCCCGCCTGGGTGCCGGTGCGCAACGGCATCGACGACGAGACGCTGTGCCAGGGCGATCCGAGGGCGCTCGAAGTCGTGGAGAGCTGGGAACGGCTCATCCGTCAGGTGTGCCTCGGACTCGGAGGCGAACTCGGACGCAAGGTGCTCCCGGTGCAGCGGGGCAAGCGTGGCGGGAACCCGCGAGAACTGCGCCAGGCCCAGGCCGACCGGCTCTGCCTCCAGGGCCGGCTCCAGGCCGAACTCCGTATCGACGGCACGTCCGGTGTGCTGTCGGTCGGGGCGGACCTGCGGACCGGCAGGCTCCGGGTCTCCACGGATGTCCCCGCCCCTGCCCAGGGCTACCCCTTGGCCTGGGCGAAGAGGCTCGTCCGGCGGCTGGCCGAGGCGCCCGCCGACCTGCACATCGAGACACTGGTCGACGGTGAGACGGGTGGCCCGCGAGGAACGCTGGAGCGGTTGCGCCCCGAACCTGCGGACCTGCTGCCCAAGGCCGACGGCGCCCGGATCACCGGCTTCCGCCTCTCCTTGGCGAAGAGCATGGGCAGCGGCCGCGGCAACGCCGCGACCGGCTTCATCCGCAGTGTCGACGACGCCGTACAGCGTTTCTACGGCAACGTGGTGGTGCCCTTCGACCGGCCGCCGGCGCGACGCGCATCCGTCAGGGAGCCGGTGACCTCCGCGTGA
- a CDS encoding helix-turn-helix transcriptional regulator, whose protein sequence is MSTRESPRRRALLDVLRAAPAPLGVAQAAERMGLHANTVRFHLDALVADGLVERRTEKPSGPGRPRTVYTARPGMDRGGPREYRLLARMLLSRWTAADPAEARAEARETGRTWGRYLADPPAPDETPTPERSTAALLALLDGLGFAPRPEDDGEPGRPPRRIRLRHCPFLELAEEQGGLVCSLHLGLMQGALARMGAPLTATALEPFAEPDACVAHLAGTPAA, encoded by the coding sequence GTGAGCACGCGGGAGAGTCCGCGCCGCCGAGCGCTGCTGGACGTGCTGCGCGCGGCGCCCGCGCCGCTCGGTGTCGCGCAGGCCGCCGAGCGGATGGGGCTGCACGCCAACACCGTGCGGTTCCACCTGGACGCCCTGGTGGCCGACGGCCTGGTCGAACGCCGCACCGAGAAGCCCTCCGGGCCCGGCCGGCCCCGCACTGTCTACACCGCCCGTCCCGGCATGGACCGCGGCGGCCCGCGCGAGTACCGGCTGCTGGCCCGCATGCTGCTCAGCCGCTGGACCGCGGCCGACCCCGCCGAGGCGCGCGCGGAGGCCCGGGAGACGGGCCGGACCTGGGGCCGCTATCTGGCGGACCCGCCCGCGCCGGACGAGACGCCGACCCCCGAACGGTCGACGGCCGCGCTGCTCGCCCTGCTGGACGGCCTGGGGTTCGCCCCGCGGCCCGAAGACGACGGCGAGCCCGGTCGGCCGCCTCGGCGGATCCGGCTGCGGCACTGCCCCTTCCTGGAACTCGCCGAGGAGCAGGGCGGCCTGGTCTGCTCGCTCCATCTGGGCCTGATGCAGGGCGCGTTGGCCCGCATGGGCGCGCCGCTGACGGCCACCGCGCTGGAGCCGTTCGCCGAACCGGACGCGTGCGTCGCGCACTTGGCCGGCACACCGGCCGCCTGA